From a region of the Thiorhodovibrio winogradskyi genome:
- a CDS encoding SCO family protein, producing the protein MPERMRFSARLLPVVALGLAMLLLWLWFGWQPRAPTHRLLDAGSDSPPGGDFVLQSATGPVGLADFRGKLVLLYFGYTACPDVCPTNLALTAMALRELTPEERARVQALFVSVDPQRDDPGHLKQYVEYFHPDIIGLTDKDARLRALAGRYGAVYRRSQDSGSAMGYLIDHSASTYLIDSAGRLRETLGHATPSAELVAILRRYLADTGAQSTLPAPDTLENTHVENH; encoded by the coding sequence ATGCCTGAGCGCATGCGTTTCTCCGCGCGACTGTTGCCGGTCGTCGCGCTGGGGCTGGCGATGCTGCTCCTCTGGCTGTGGTTTGGCTGGCAGCCGCGAGCACCCACGCATCGCCTGCTCGATGCCGGGAGTGATTCGCCACCCGGGGGCGATTTTGTGTTGCAGTCAGCCACCGGGCCGGTCGGACTCGCGGATTTTCGCGGCAAGCTGGTGTTGCTTTATTTCGGCTATACCGCCTGCCCGGATGTCTGCCCCACCAATCTTGCCTTGACTGCCATGGCGTTGCGCGAACTCACACCCGAAGAGCGCGCGCGCGTGCAGGCGCTCTTTGTCAGCGTCGACCCACAGCGGGATGATCCTGGGCATCTCAAGCAGTACGTTGAATACTTTCATCCGGACATCATCGGTTTGACCGACAAGGATGCGCGGTTGCGTGCTCTCGCCGGGCGCTATGGCGCCGTCTACCGCCGCAGCCAAGACTCAGGCTCCGCCATGGGCTACCTGATCGATCACTCTGCCTCAACCTATCTGATTGACAGCGCGGGACGCTTGCGCGAAACCCTCGGACATGCGACTCCCTCCGCGGAACTGGTGGCCATCCTGCGCCGCTACCTGGCGGACACTGGCGCTCAATCCACCTTGCCCGCACCTGATACTTTGGAGAACACCCATGTCGAAAACCACTAA
- the prlC gene encoding oligopeptidase A — protein MTNPLLTNQPLPEFSAIRPEHIEPALDDRLGACRALIETLTRDPDSATWETFIEPIETADDRLNRSWSPVSHLNAVMNSEALREAYNAGLPRLSDYGTEVGQNPALLRGYQTVARQTGLNAAQRKMLEHGIRDFHLSGVDLPPAHKARFREINQRMTRLTSQYEENLLDATNAWFMQFAREERLAGLPDSALALARQQARERDLDGWVLTLDMPSYLPVMMYAKDGELRRELYEAYCTRASDQGPHAGRWDNGPLMEEILALRHERAQLLGFGNYAELSLAPKMARSTEEVMDFLNDLAAHSLTRAHAELDEVRAFAASEFGHQRLEPWDVAYFSEQLRQHRYAISQEELRPYFPITRVLPGLFEIARRLFDIRVSEAEAPGLWHPDVRFYQLHDNSGELRAQFYLDPYARQKKRGGAWMDVYANRYFSAGQQQIPVAYLVCNFSPPVDGKPALLTHQEVLTLFHEFGHGLHHMLTRIDYPAVAGINNVPWDAVELPSQFLENWCWERESLDLISGHVETGEPLPDALFERMRAARNFQSAMLMVRQLEFALFDFRLHSEYDPGAGARIHEILDQVRDQVAVIKPPAFNRFAHGFSHIFAGGYAAGYYSYKWAEVLSADAFSLFEERGIFDTATGQAFRERILEQGGAAEAMDLFIAFRGREPTTEALLRHSGISATQAEPAAA, from the coding sequence ATGACCAACCCCCTTCTAACCAACCAGCCCCTGCCCGAGTTCTCCGCCATTCGCCCCGAGCACATTGAACCGGCGCTGGATGACCGCCTGGGCGCATGCCGCGCGCTCATTGAAACCCTCACCCGCGATCCAGACAGCGCCACCTGGGAGACCTTCATCGAGCCCATCGAGACCGCCGATGACAGGCTCAACCGCAGCTGGTCGCCCGTCAGCCATCTCAACGCGGTGATGAACTCCGAGGCGCTGCGCGAGGCCTATAACGCCGGTCTGCCCAGGCTCAGCGACTATGGCACCGAGGTGGGACAGAATCCGGCACTGCTGCGGGGCTATCAAACCGTCGCCCGGCAGACGGGGCTCAATGCCGCGCAACGCAAGATGCTCGAGCATGGCATCCGCGACTTTCACCTCTCCGGCGTCGACCTGCCACCGGCGCACAAGGCGCGCTTTCGCGAGATCAACCAGCGCATGACGCGCCTGACCAGCCAGTATGAGGAAAACCTGCTTGACGCCACCAACGCCTGGTTCATGCAGTTCGCGCGCGAAGAGCGCCTTGCCGGCCTGCCCGATTCGGCACTGGCATTGGCGCGTCAGCAGGCACGCGAGCGCGACCTCGACGGCTGGGTGCTCACGCTCGACATGCCCTCCTACTTGCCGGTGATGATGTACGCCAAGGACGGCGAACTGCGCCGCGAGCTTTATGAAGCCTACTGCACCCGCGCCTCGGACCAGGGCCCCCATGCCGGGCGCTGGGACAATGGACCACTGATGGAGGAAATCCTCGCGCTGCGCCACGAGCGAGCCCAGTTGCTCGGCTTCGGCAACTATGCCGAGCTGTCCCTGGCGCCGAAAATGGCCCGCTCCACCGAGGAGGTGATGGATTTTCTCAATGACCTGGCCGCGCATTCGCTCACGCGCGCCCATGCCGAGCTTGATGAGGTGCGCGCCTTCGCCGCCTCCGAATTTGGCCATCAGCGCCTTGAACCCTGGGATGTTGCTTACTTCTCCGAACAACTCAGGCAACACAGATACGCCATCAGTCAGGAGGAGTTGCGGCCTTACTTCCCCATCACCCGGGTGCTGCCGGGCCTGTTCGAGATCGCGCGGCGGCTGTTCGACATCCGCGTCAGCGAGGCCGAGGCACCCGGGCTCTGGCATCCGGATGTCCGTTTCTATCAACTGCATGACAACAGCGGCGAATTGCGCGCCCAGTTTTACCTGGACCCCTACGCGCGGCAAAAAAAACGCGGCGGCGCCTGGATGGATGTTTATGCCAACCGCTACTTCAGCGCAGGCCAGCAACAGATTCCGGTGGCCTATCTGGTCTGCAATTTTTCACCACCTGTGGATGGCAAGCCGGCACTGCTCACCCATCAGGAGGTGCTGACGCTGTTCCACGAGTTTGGCCACGGGTTGCATCACATGTTGACCCGTATCGATTATCCGGCCGTCGCCGGCATCAACAATGTGCCCTGGGATGCGGTGGAACTTCCCAGTCAGTTCTTGGAGAACTGGTGCTGGGAGCGGGAATCCCTCGATTTGATCTCAGGCCATGTCGAGACCGGCGAGCCGCTGCCGGATGCGCTGTTCGAGCGCATGCGCGCCGCGCGCAATTTCCAGTCGGCGATGCTCATGGTGCGTCAGCTGGAATTCGCGCTCTTCGACTTTCGCCTTCACAGTGAATACGACCCAGGCGCCGGCGCGCGTATCCATGAGATTCTCGATCAGGTGCGCGACCAGGTCGCGGTCATTAAGCCGCCGGCCTTCAACCGCTTTGCCCACGGCTTTTCGCACATCTTCGCCGGTGGCTACGCGGCCGGTTACTACAGCTATAAGTGGGCCGAGGTGCTCTCCGCCGACGCCTTTTCGCTGTTCGAGGAGCGCGGCATTTTTGATACCGCCACCGGACAAGCCTTCCGCGAGCGCATTCTCGAGCAAGGTGGCGCGGCCGAGGCCATGGACTTATTCATCGCCTTCCGCGGCCGCGAGCCCACCACCGAGGCGCTGCTGCGCCACAGCGGCATCAGCGCCACCCAGGCCGAGCCGGCAGCTGCCTAG
- a CDS encoding CNP1-like family protein, whose translation MNTLLKNLKFTPGVTKTRQATQGPNPTRVLTIGLLSAALVGPASARENLFVNDAEPDAPKSVRDGEKWREQQVNPPPWPRDQDLIPVRLDNTSEPFDYFIDARSLSTGTDKVVRYTLVAESASGSRNLSFEGLRCTPRGQYRVYAYGQGSSFQPSGLGEQWLPVDRTGADPIHEELWRHYLCVPRKFEPRPHKAQLRALKNGRVGEFDNSGFMTQ comes from the coding sequence ATGAACACCCTATTGAAAAATCTCAAATTCACGCCCGGCGTGACCAAGACCAGGCAAGCCACACAAGGCCCTAACCCAACCAGAGTGCTCACTATCGGCCTGCTGAGCGCGGCGCTCGTCGGCCCGGCTAGCGCGCGGGAAAATCTCTTTGTCAATGATGCCGAGCCAGACGCGCCCAAAAGCGTCCGCGATGGCGAGAAATGGCGCGAGCAGCAGGTCAATCCGCCCCCCTGGCCCCGTGATCAGGATCTGATCCCGGTGCGCCTGGACAACACCAGCGAGCCTTTTGACTATTTTATCGATGCCCGCAGCCTGAGCACAGGCACGGACAAGGTGGTGCGCTACACCCTGGTGGCCGAGTCCGCCTCCGGCTCCCGCAACCTGTCGTTCGAAGGCCTCCGTTGCACCCCGCGTGGCCAGTATCGCGTCTACGCCTATGGCCAAGGCTCCAGCTTCCAACCAAGCGGACTGGGTGAGCAGTGGCTGCCAGTTGATCGCACTGGCGCCGACCCCATTCACGAGGAACTCTGGCGCCATTATTTGTGCGTGCCGCGCAAATTCGAGCCGCGACCGCACAAGGCACAACTGCGGGCGCTGAAAAACGGCCGCGTCGGCGAATTCGACAACAGCGGCTTCATGACGCAATAA
- a CDS encoding alpha-E domain-containing protein, producing the protein MLSRVAENIYWLARYIERVEDTARLVSVNANLLLDLPRGIAPGWKPLIDISGANELFEEHYKDYGERQVVRFLLGDRRHCGSIISALTAARENCRTIRDIVPREAWEQLNGLFLFASEHLQQGSTKSGRHRYLREMIASVQGLNGLLDGTMLHDQGYEFLRLGRYLERADMTSRIADVRSATLLPEADELRPFDTIQWVSVLKSLTAYQMYRRSEQIRVQRGPVLRFIFHSDSFPRAVRYCMETVRAGLERLPRNESALRTLGRLARSLDAAHLESLSHTELHDFVDELQAGIAQLHQEIATTWFLPLPEPPAAEAD; encoded by the coding sequence ATGTTATCGCGCGTTGCCGAGAACATTTACTGGCTAGCCCGCTATATCGAGCGCGTCGAGGATACGGCGCGCCTGGTCAGCGTCAATGCCAACCTGCTGCTTGACCTGCCGCGCGGTATCGCTCCCGGCTGGAAGCCGCTGATCGACATTTCTGGCGCCAATGAGTTGTTCGAGGAACACTACAAGGACTACGGTGAGCGTCAGGTGGTGCGCTTTCTGCTGGGTGATCGCCGCCACTGCGGCTCCATCATCTCGGCGCTGACGGCCGCGCGCGAGAACTGCCGCACCATCCGCGACATTGTCCCGCGCGAGGCCTGGGAGCAACTCAATGGCCTGTTTCTCTTCGCCAGCGAGCACCTCCAGCAAGGGTCGACAAAAAGCGGTCGCCACCGCTACCTGCGCGAGATGATCGCCTCGGTGCAGGGCCTCAACGGCCTGCTCGACGGCACCATGCTACACGACCAAGGCTATGAGTTTCTGCGTCTGGGTCGTTACCTGGAGCGGGCCGACATGACCTCGCGCATCGCCGACGTGCGTTCCGCCACCCTGCTGCCAGAGGCCGATGAGTTGCGTCCCTTCGACACCATTCAATGGGTGAGCGTGCTTAAATCCCTGACCGCTTACCAGATGTATCGCCGCAGCGAACAGATCCGGGTACAACGTGGCCCGGTGCTCCGTTTCATATTCCACAGCGACAGCTTTCCGCGCGCAGTGCGCTACTGCATGGAAACCGTGCGTGCCGGGCTCGAACGCCTGCCGCGCAACGAATCCGCCCTGCGCACCCTAGGACGTCTGGCCCGCAGCCTTGATGCCGCGCACCTGGAGTCGCTCAGTCATACCGAGTTGCACGACTTCGTCGATGAACTCCAGGCCGGCATCGCCCAGTTGCATCAGGAAATCGCCACCACCTGGTTCCTTCCCCTGCCCGAACCCCCGGCTGCCGAAGCCGATTAG
- a CDS encoding copper chaperone PCu(A)C: MSKTTNCSLRPRTKAASPGWLIAALWLLGMAMSAPVALGADADDATEARAPIPLVRDAYARAVPPGQGNSAAFMRIINPSAKALALVGASSSVARVVELHTHAREDGMMKMRRVERIEIPAKSEVVLQPGGLHLMLIELKQSLAPNDLVDLRLLFDNGSATEVTAQTRAIVPRADLSGHPSDQMPHSN; encoded by the coding sequence ATGTCGAAAACCACTAATTGTTCTCTCCGACCAAGAACGAAAGCTGCCTCGCCGGGATGGCTCATCGCGGCGCTCTGGCTGCTGGGCATGGCCATGAGCGCGCCTGTGGCGCTTGGAGCCGATGCCGATGATGCAACAGAAGCAAGGGCGCCGATCCCCCTGGTTCGGGATGCCTATGCGCGCGCAGTGCCACCCGGGCAAGGCAACAGCGCGGCCTTCATGCGCATCATCAACCCGAGCGCGAAGGCCTTGGCCTTGGTTGGCGCCTCAAGCTCGGTGGCGCGGGTCGTGGAGTTGCATACCCATGCGCGGGAAGATGGCATGATGAAAATGCGCCGCGTCGAGCGCATCGAGATCCCTGCAAAGTCCGAGGTTGTCTTGCAGCCCGGTGGTCTGCACCTGATGCTGATTGAACTGAAACAATCACTCGCCCCCAATGACCTGGTCGATCTGCGATTGTTGTTCGACAACGGCAGTGCGACAGAGGTGACTGCCCAGACCCGTGCCATCGTGCCGCGCGCGGACCTGTCCGGTCATCCCTCGGATCAAATGCCGCATAGCAATTGA
- a CDS encoding c-type cytochrome, whose protein sequence is MKRVLITGILVAGLAATSLHAATSAGTITGNAEKGKEKASQICQACHGLDGNGVPGQPIWPKLAGQHPNYIYKQLTNFKNNERYNAQMSPMAMPLSDDEMRNLAAYYSGLPQSGGVAAADQVELGEKIYRAGNPKTGVPACSGCHGPAGMGTNLAKFPRVSGQYPEYLDQTLKLFRKMERANDPNGMMRGVAARMTDEEIAAVAQYISGLRQ, encoded by the coding sequence ATGAAGCGAGTCCTCATTACAGGCATCCTGGTCGCGGGTCTGGCCGCGACCTCTCTGCACGCGGCTACTTCCGCGGGCACCATCACCGGCAATGCCGAGAAGGGTAAGGAGAAAGCGAGTCAAATTTGTCAGGCCTGCCATGGTCTTGATGGAAATGGCGTGCCCGGTCAGCCAATCTGGCCCAAGCTCGCCGGCCAGCATCCCAATTACATCTACAAACAGCTGACGAACTTTAAAAACAACGAACGCTACAATGCGCAAATGTCACCCATGGCCATGCCATTGAGCGATGACGAAATGCGCAATCTGGCGGCTTATTATTCGGGCCTGCCACAGTCCGGTGGCGTTGCCGCGGCGGATCAAGTCGAGCTGGGCGAAAAAATCTACCGAGCCGGGAACCCAAAAACGGGCGTGCCCGCTTGCTCGGGCTGCCATGGCCCAGCTGGCATGGGAACCAATCTGGCCAAGTTCCCGCGCGTTTCCGGTCAGTATCCGGAATACCTCGATCAGACACTGAAACTCTTTCGTAAGATGGAGCGCGCGAACGACCCCAATGGCATGATGCGTGGCGTTGCCGCGCGCATGACGGACGAGGAAATCGCCGCTGTCGCCCAATACATTTCCGGTCTGCGGCAGTAA
- a CDS encoding endonuclease/exonuclease/phosphatase family protein gives MDRLRLLSYNIQAGIASVCFRDYFANSWKHLLPHRARMTNLSRISEMLGGYDVVGLQEVDAGSLRSAFIDQTEYLARISGYPHWHRQINRDLGTLAQHSNGLLSRLQPKTIRDHKLPGLPGRGVLLSEFQTSSGGLLAVCVLHLALGARARRRQLEFLIELTGQYPYAVLMGDFNSGCGSGALRALVERAGWHGFDCERKTFPSWRPMHNLDHILVSANIEILNAQVVDYALSDHLPISMDIRLPSRIEPCKPVVEQLPAASAI, from the coding sequence ATGGATCGCTTGCGACTGCTGAGCTACAACATCCAGGCCGGTATCGCCTCTGTTTGTTTTCGCGATTACTTTGCCAATAGCTGGAAGCACCTGCTGCCGCATCGGGCACGCATGACGAATCTCTCGCGGATTAGCGAGATGCTCGGCGGCTATGATGTCGTTGGCCTGCAGGAAGTTGATGCCGGCAGTCTGCGCAGCGCCTTTATTGACCAGACGGAATATCTTGCCCGGATCTCCGGCTATCCGCATTGGCATCGCCAAATCAATCGCGATCTCGGCACCCTGGCTCAGCATAGCAACGGCCTGCTGAGCCGTCTGCAACCAAAAACCATTCGCGATCACAAACTCCCTGGTCTTCCGGGACGCGGTGTGCTTCTTAGCGAGTTCCAGACCAGCAGTGGTGGCTTACTTGCCGTGTGTGTGCTGCATTTGGCGCTTGGTGCGCGAGCGCGGCGACGCCAGCTCGAGTTTCTCATCGAACTGACCGGCCAATACCCCTACGCGGTACTAATGGGCGATTTCAACAGCGGCTGCGGCTCTGGCGCCTTGCGAGCCCTGGTCGAGCGTGCTGGCTGGCATGGTTTCGACTGCGAGCGCAAGACTTTCCCCAGTTGGCGACCGATGCACAATCTTGACCATATTCTGGTCTCCGCCAATATCGAGATCTTAAACGCGCAAGTCGTGGACTACGCGCTCTCTGATCATCTGCCCATCAGCATGGACATTCGCCTGCCCTCGCGCATCGAGCCCTGCAAACCCGTTGTGGAGCAATTGCCTGCAGCGAGCGCGATTTAG
- a CDS encoding DUF2177 family protein → MKSSFYLKLYLLTVPVFFAVDMLWLGWIAVDYYQQQIGHLLARQINWAAALAFYFTYIAGILLFAVLPGLKRRSLVHAATMASAFGFFTYITYELTNMATLPKWPLELVMVDTLWGMALCTSVASLSYLIGRWLQRGGHDSGEIGAHMGAQMGDGRGE, encoded by the coding sequence ATGAAGTCAAGCTTTTACCTCAAACTCTATCTGCTGACGGTCCCGGTGTTTTTTGCTGTTGACATGCTGTGGCTGGGTTGGATCGCAGTGGATTATTACCAGCAGCAGATCGGGCATTTGCTTGCGCGGCAGATCAATTGGGCGGCGGCGCTGGCGTTTTATTTCACTTACATCGCCGGTATTTTGCTCTTTGCCGTGCTGCCGGGGCTCAAGCGGCGGTCACTTGTGCATGCGGCAACCATGGCGTCGGCCTTCGGCTTCTTTACCTACATCACCTACGAGCTGACCAACATGGCGACTCTGCCCAAGTGGCCGCTTGAGCTGGTGATGGTCGATACCCTGTGGGGCATGGCCCTGTGCACCTCGGTGGCCAGCCTGAGCTATCTGATCGGGCGCTGGTTGCAGCGGGGTGGTCATGACAGCGGCGAGATCGGTGCCCATATGGGTGCCCAGATGGGCGATGGTCGCGGTGAATAA
- a CDS encoding circularly permuted type 2 ATP-grasp protein: MSQEIDWAQYASDGFYDELVAAPGEPRAVARTLLADIGALGAEELAARQEAADVSIKEMGISFTVYSEEGGAIDRAWPFDVVPRVIPQREWQRVEAGLKQRVQALNLFINDLYHDQKILADGVLPREVLAKSINFREQCMGVDPPLGIWAHVCGSDLVRDADGTIYVLEDNLRVPSGVSYMLENRLVTKRVLPELFEHYAPLPVDDYPSQLFDTLAALSPRPADYPEVAVLSPGIYNSAYFEHSYLAQQMGAELVEGRDLFVDDDDCCYMRTIDGPARVDVIYRRVDDLFLDPEAFLPDSTLGVPGLMRAWKAGNVALANAPGAGVADDKVVYAFVPEIIRYYLDQDPIIPNVPTYRCMEPDALKYVLEHLHELVVKPANESGGYGMLVGPASTAAEREAFAEAIKKDPRNYIAQPTLKLSTVPTVVKKGIEPRHVDLRPFILSADRQQVTTGGLTRVALRKGSLVVNSSQGGGSKDTWVVSEDLPSEPLASSRDAAERLSQTQD; the protein is encoded by the coding sequence ATGAGCCAGGAGATTGATTGGGCGCAATATGCCAGCGATGGCTTTTACGATGAACTGGTGGCGGCGCCAGGGGAGCCGCGCGCGGTTGCTCGTACCCTGTTAGCCGATATCGGTGCCTTGGGGGCCGAGGAACTCGCCGCGCGCCAGGAGGCCGCCGATGTGTCCATCAAGGAGATGGGTATCAGCTTCACGGTGTATTCCGAGGAAGGCGGCGCCATCGACCGTGCCTGGCCCTTTGACGTGGTGCCGCGTGTGATCCCGCAGCGGGAATGGCAGCGGGTCGAGGCTGGTCTCAAACAGCGGGTGCAGGCGTTGAATCTTTTCATCAACGACCTTTATCACGACCAAAAAATCCTCGCCGACGGCGTCCTCCCGCGCGAGGTCTTAGCCAAATCAATCAATTTTCGCGAGCAATGCATGGGGGTTGATCCGCCGCTCGGTATCTGGGCCCATGTGTGTGGATCCGACCTGGTGCGCGATGCCGATGGCACCATCTATGTGCTCGAGGATAATCTGCGTGTGCCCTCTGGCGTGTCCTACATGCTTGAGAATCGCCTGGTGACCAAGCGCGTGCTCCCGGAGTTGTTCGAGCACTATGCCCCGCTGCCGGTCGACGATTATCCCTCACAGCTGTTCGATACCCTGGCGGCCTTGTCTCCGCGTCCGGCGGATTACCCCGAGGTCGCGGTGCTTTCGCCTGGTATCTATAACTCCGCCTATTTCGAGCATTCATACCTTGCCCAACAAATGGGCGCCGAGTTGGTCGAGGGACGGGATTTGTTCGTCGACGATGACGACTGCTGCTACATGCGAACGATCGACGGTCCGGCGCGGGTCGATGTGATCTACCGTCGCGTTGACGATCTTTTTCTCGACCCCGAGGCTTTCCTGCCTGATTCCACCCTGGGCGTGCCGGGGCTGATGCGTGCCTGGAAGGCCGGCAATGTTGCCCTGGCCAACGCGCCCGGTGCTGGCGTGGCCGATGACAAAGTGGTTTATGCCTTTGTGCCCGAGATCATCCGCTATTATCTCGACCAAGACCCCATTATCCCGAATGTCCCGACCTACCGCTGCATGGAGCCCGATGCGCTCAAATATGTGCTCGAACATCTCCATGAATTGGTGGTCAAGCCAGCCAATGAATCTGGCGGCTATGGCATGCTGGTCGGGCCGGCCTCCACTGCAGCTGAGCGAGAGGCCTTTGCCGAGGCGATTAAAAAGGATCCGCGCAACTACATCGCGCAGCCAACACTCAAGCTTTCCACAGTCCCCACCGTGGTCAAAAAAGGCATTGAGCCGCGCCATGTCGACCTGCGGCCATTTATCCTGTCGGCTGATCGCCAGCAGGTGACCACCGGCGGGCTCACCCGAGTGGCGTTGCGCAAGGGCTCGTTGGTGGTGAACTCTTCTCAGGGCGGCGGGAGCAAGGACACCTGGGTTGTCTCCGAGGATTTGCCTAGCGAACCCTTGGCCTCAAGTCGGGATGCCGCCGAGCGACTGTCGCAGACTCAAGATTAA
- a CDS encoding endonuclease/exonuclease/phosphatase family protein, translating into MNIQEYPKSPARVASALAALSGCAAHGRDWLARFLLAALALGGCAQSADASRDLVLATWNLEHLAADDSAGCRPRKPAEYRALRAQAERLEATAIAVQEVENVVALARVFDPARYDLIISRRHEERSRKCRGQSGQMLTAQRTGFAIHRERLAALGLEYERQPDFTALGADGRRHGVWLTLTWAKDHTPLLQLLSIHLKSGCAWGALEDRQPIRRGQCLVLRRQRGILEEWMDTRIARGEAFAVLGDFNRQLDQPNDHFWEDIADGEICRWEPDEDDGRRCMRGTTQAAPGGRLVLANAGQPFPYPYDKKFPYAIDHLVFDATAGAWIRRGSYQALDYPRAALSDHHPIRLRLRLPERP; encoded by the coding sequence TTGAATATCCAAGAATACCCCAAATCACCAGCGCGCGTCGCGAGCGCATTGGCCGCCTTGTCAGGGTGCGCTGCTCATGGTCGAGACTGGCTTGCCCGCTTCTTGCTGGCGGCGCTTGCCTTGGGTGGTTGCGCGCAATCGGCGGATGCCAGTCGTGATCTGGTCCTTGCAACCTGGAACCTCGAGCACCTGGCGGCCGACGATAGCGCCGGCTGTCGGCCGCGCAAACCGGCGGAGTATCGCGCCCTGCGTGCGCAGGCCGAGCGGTTGGAGGCGACTGCGATCGCGGTGCAGGAAGTCGAGAATGTTGTCGCGCTGGCGCGGGTGTTTGATCCGGCGCGCTACGATCTGATTATCTCCCGCCGGCACGAGGAGCGTAGCCGCAAGTGTCGCGGGCAAAGCGGCCAAATGCTGACCGCGCAGCGCACTGGTTTTGCCATCCATCGTGAGCGCCTGGCTGCTTTGGGTCTGGAGTATGAGCGCCAGCCAGACTTCACCGCCCTTGGTGCCGACGGGCGCCGCCATGGCGTTTGGCTCACACTGACCTGGGCCAAGGATCACACACCGCTGCTGCAACTGCTCTCGATCCACCTCAAGTCCGGCTGTGCCTGGGGCGCGCTCGAGGATCGCCAGCCGATTCGCCGCGGCCAGTGCCTGGTCCTGCGCCGTCAGCGCGGCATTCTGGAAGAATGGATGGACACCCGGATCGCGCGCGGCGAGGCCTTTGCCGTGCTGGGCGATTTTAATCGGCAACTTGATCAGCCCAATGACCACTTCTGGGAGGACATCGCCGATGGCGAGATCTGCCGCTGGGAGCCGGATGAAGATGACGGGCGCCGTTGCATGCGCGGTACGACGCAGGCCGCCCCGGGGGGGCGCCTGGTGCTGGCCAATGCCGGTCAACCCTTTCCTTATCCCTATGACAAGAAATTTCCCTACGCCATCGATCACCTGGTGTTTGATGCAACCGCGGGTGCCTGGATCCGGCGCGGCAGCTATCAAGCTCTCGACTATCCTCGGGCCGCGCTGTCGGATCATCACCCAATCCGCCTGCGACTGCGGCTGCCCGAGCGTCCCTGA
- a CDS encoding gamma carbonic anhydrase family protein encodes MNNVRSYQGLEPQVANDAWIDETAVVIGRVSVGPQASIWPQSVVRGDIHRIEIGTGSNIQDGCILHVSHDSRFLPGGAPTIVHDYVTVGHQAVLHGCEVRDHCLIGIGARVLDRALLKPRCMLAAGALVPPGKVLEGGYLYVGAPARRERRLTDLEVEYLDYAAEHYIELAVKHRMTVSLGLNA; translated from the coding sequence ATGAATAATGTCCGTAGTTATCAGGGGCTGGAACCACAGGTCGCGAATGACGCCTGGATCGACGAAACCGCCGTGGTGATCGGCCGCGTCAGCGTCGGCCCTCAGGCCTCCATCTGGCCGCAGAGTGTGGTGCGAGGAGACATCCATCGCATTGAAATTGGCACCGGCAGCAATATACAGGATGGCTGTATTCTGCATGTCTCCCACGACAGCCGCTTTCTGCCCGGTGGCGCGCCGACCATTGTGCACGATTATGTCACCGTCGGTCATCAGGCGGTGCTGCATGGCTGCGAGGTGCGGGACCACTGCCTGATCGGCATCGGCGCCCGAGTGCTTGATCGCGCGCTGCTCAAGCCGCGCTGCATGCTCGCGGCCGGCGCCCTGGTGCCGCCCGGCAAGGTGCTTGAGGGTGGCTATCTCTATGTGGGCGCGCCGGCGCGGCGCGAGCGCCGGCTGACCGATTTGGAAGTCGAGTATCTCGACTACGCGGCGGAACACTACATCGAACTCGCCGTGAAGCACCGCATGACTGTCTCGCTTGGCCTCAATGCCTGA